In Brassica rapa cultivar Chiifu-401-42 chromosome A06, CAAS_Brap_v3.01, whole genome shotgun sequence, a single window of DNA contains:
- the LOC103873548 gene encoding uncharacterized protein LOC103873548: protein MKSYSAYLRISSSQTRKKKKRTKQTLELEKDMGMMKIIMVTMMMTLLVGTIRETKATSAGYAACVKHCNDLCSPKVGDRNCVPNCIFFTCGPPLPKNIRHPKDEGST from the exons ATGAAAAGCTATTCAGCATATTTGAGAATAAGTTCATCACAaactagaaagaaaaaaaaaagaacaaaacaaacgCTTGAATTAGAAAAAGATATGGGAATGATGAAGATAATAATGGTAACGATGATGATGACGCTGTTGGTTGGAACCATACGAGAGACGAAGGCTACATCTGCAGGATATGCGGCATGTGTGAAACATTGTAATGACTTGTGTTCGCCCAAGGTTGGGGATAGGAATTGTGTCCCTAATTGCATCTTTTTTACATGCGGTCCTCCTCTTCCAAAAAATATTCGTCATCCCAAG GATGAAGGATCCACATAA